Proteins from one Rosa chinensis cultivar Old Blush chromosome 7, RchiOBHm-V2, whole genome shotgun sequence genomic window:
- the LOC112176578 gene encoding titin, with protein sequence MAVEDLCPPSSEICTVPNSESPEPDVELGCSRKKKKNKKKRCKLESNDKSCESPSLQSQFVQLSDQEAPQPLTEKSNTITDSENPQSNVEPSLSTKKKKKKKGSRTTETNDTSCESPSQQPQLVQLSDQQAPQPLAEKISTITDSESRQSNVELSLSQNKKKKKNKRKNKKGCKTPETNDKSCESPSIQPQLVQATDQEVEVPQRIEAVQPQLAQVTDQKLEVPQTIEDSSFSVKTKKRNGKKSRKPHDCNDEVCGVSVGTSVMESNMPAVDPYIKPSVEISLEQLVAEPLVEGMSTTANSKSPKPNADFGCSQEMKKKKRKRSHKTSEYKELLVETMMPEADPSFQPSIAMFSEQELEVSQPLNVDAESLVEGMSTTINSERPRPNADFNCSQETKKKKRKRGNKTSDSKEVLVEPMLPEAESSLRPSLTMLSEQELDVPQPLNADAEPLVEGMSTTINSESTRGNADFTCSQETKKKKRKRGSKTSDSKELLVEVVTPEADPSLQPLLAIFSEHELEVPPPLTTDAEPLVEGMSTTINSESTRGNADFTCSQETKKKKRKRGSKTSDSKELLVEVVTPEADPSLQPLLAIFSEHELEVPPPLTTDAEPLVEGMSMTMNSESLKPNADISCLEETKKKNSKRKCKTSVSKKLSVEIMMPEPDPSLQPTLSEKELEVPQPLNTDAEPLVEGMSTTMNSESPKPNADFSCPQETKKKNRRRKHKTSESKELLVEIMAPEEDPSLQPTLSEKELQVPPPLNTDAEPLVEGMSTTINLESTRGNADFTCSQETKKKKQKRGSKTSEHKELLVEIMTPETDPSLQPSLAIISEQEVEVPQPLNTDAQPLVEGVSTTNSESPKPNAEFSCSQETKKKNPKRNRKTNENKELLVETMTPEADLSLQPPLAIFSEQEVEVAQPLYTGTVWKETKIDEVPSLSHLTPKADTEVVAIGREGNLSQKKLLILDINGLLADIVQMEVSIPSSFKPDTIISRKAVFKRPFCDDFLQFCFDRFNVGVWSSRTKENVNSVIDFLLGDSKHKLLFCWNQSHCTSTSFKTVENKNKPLVLKELRKLWEKLEPDLPWARGEYNESNTVLLDDSPYKALRNPVNTAIFPNSYQFRNRKDSSLGPGGDIRSYLEGLAMAESAQKYVEQNPFGQRPITKSNPSWNFYRRVIEDVKPLR encoded by the exons ATGGCGGTGGAAGATTTGTGCCCTCCGTCTTCTGAAATTTGCACAGTACCGAATTCTGAGAGTCCTGAACCAGATGTGGAGCTGGGTTGTTcacggaaaaagaagaaaaataagaagaaaaggtGTAAACTTGAAAGCAATGATAAGAGTTGTGAAAGTCCCTCCCTACAGTCTCAATTTGTACAACTCTCAGATCAAGAAGCACCACAACCACTTACAGAGAAAAGTAATACAATAACAGATTCAGAAAATCCCCAATCAAATGTGGAGCCGAGTCtttcaacaaaaaagaagaagaagaagaaagggtctAGAACCACTGAGACCAATGATACAAGTTGTGAAAGTCCCTCCCAACAGCCTCAACTTGTACAGCTTTCAGATCAACAAGCACCGCAACCACTTGCTGAGAAAATTTCTACAATAACAGATTCAGAGAGTCGCCAGTCAAATGTGGAGCTGAGTCTTTcacaaaataagaagaagaagaagaataagaggaAGAACAAGAAAGGGTGTAAAACCCCTGAGACAAATGATAAAAGTTGTGAAAGTCCCTCTATACAGCCTCAACTTGTACAAGCAACAGATCAAGAGGTAGAAGTGCCACAACGCATTGAGGCCGTACAGCCTCAACTTGCACAAGTGACGGATCAAAAGCTAGAAGTGCCACAAACCATTGAGGATTCGAGTTTCTCAGTGAAAACCAAGAAAAGGAATGGGAAGAAAAGCCGTAAACCCCATGACTGTAATGATGAAGTGTGCGGCGTTTCTGTTGGTACTTCTGTTATGGAAAGTAATATGCCAGCAGTAGATCCATATATAAAGCCTTCTGTTGAAATATCATTGGAGCAGCTTGTTGCGGAGCCACTTGTGGAGGGAATGAGTACAACAGCAAACTCAAAAAGTCCCAAACCCAATGCAGATTTTGGCTGCTcacaagaaatgaagaaaaagaagcggAAGAGAAGCCACAAAACCAGTGAGTATAAAGAGCTATTAGTGGAAACAATGATGCCAGAAGCAGATCCATCTTTTCAGCCTTCTATTGCAATGTTCTCTGAACAAGAACTAGAGGTGTCACAACCACTTAATGTTGATGCAGAATCACTTGTGGAGGGAATGAGCACAACAATAAACTCAGAAAGGCCCAGGCCGAATGCAGATTTTAACTGCTCacaagaaacaaagaagaaaaagcgaAAGAGAGGGAACAAAACCAGTGATAGTAAAGAGGTATTAGTGGAACCAATGTTGCCAGAAGCAGAGTCATCTCTTCGGCCTTCTCTTACAATGTTATCTGAGCAAGAACTAGATGTGCCACAACCACTTAATGCTGATGCAGAACCACTTGTGGAGGGAATGAGCACAACAATAAACTCGGAAAGTACCAGGGGCAATGCAGATTTTACCTGTTcacaagaaacaaaaaagaaaaagcgaAAGAGAGGGAGCAAAACCAGTGACAGTAAAGAGCTATTAGTGGAAGTAGTGACACCGGAAGCAGATCCATCTCTCCAGCCTCTGCTTGCAATATTTTCTGAACATGAGCTAGAGGTGCCACCACCGCTTACTACTGATGCAGAACCACTTGTGGAGGGAATGAGCACAACAATAAACTCGGAAAGTACCAGGGGCAATGCAGATTTTACCTGCTcacaagaaacaaaaaagaaaaagcgaAAGAGAGGGAGCAAAACCAGTGACAGTAAAGAGCTATTAGTGGAAGTAGTGACACCGGAAGCAGATCCATCTCTCCAGCCTCTGCTTGCAATATTTTCTGAACATGAGCTAGAGGTGCCACCACCGCTTACTACTGATGCAGAACCACTTGTGGAGGGAATGAGCATGACAATGAACTCAGAAAGTCTCAAGCCCAATGCAGATATTAGCTGCTTagaagaaacaaagaagaaaaattcaaagagaaagtGCAAAACCAGTGTAAGTAAAAAGCTATCTGTGGAAATAATGATGCCGGAACCAGATCCATCTCTCCAGCCTACTCTTTCTGAAAAAGAGCTAGAGGTGCCACAACCACTTAATACTGATGCAGAACCACTTGTGGAGGGAATGAGCACGACGATGAACTCAGAAAGTCCCAAGCCCAATGCAGATTTTAGCTGCCCacaagaaacaaagaagaaaaatcgaAGGAGAAAGCACAAAACCAGTGAAAGTAAAGAGCTTTTAGTTGAAATAATGGCACCGGAAGAAGATCCATCTCTTCAGCCTACTCTTTCTGAAAAAGAACTGCAGGTGCCACCACCCCTTAATACTGATGCAGAACCACTTGTGGAGGGAATGAGCACAACAATAAACTTGGAAAGTACCAGGGGCAATGCAGATTTTACCTGCTcacaagaaacaaaaaagaaaaagcaaaagagaGGGAGCAAAACCAGTGAACATAAAGAGCTCTTAGTGGAAATAATGACGCCAGAAACAGATCCATCTCTTCAGCCTTCGCTTGCAATAATCTCTGAACAAGAGGTAGAGGTGCCACAGCCACTTAATACTGATGCACAACCACTTGTGGAGGGAGTAAGCACAACAAACTCGGAGAGTCCCAAGCCCAATGCAGAATTTAGTTGCTCACAAGAAACGAAGAAAAAGAATCCAAAGAGAAATCGCAAAACCAATGAGAATAAAGAGCTATTGGTGGAAACAATGACGCCAGAAGCAGATCTATCTCTTCAGCCTCCGCTTGCAATATTCTCTGAACAAGAGGTAGAGGTGGCACAACCACTTTATACTGGTACAGTGTGGAAAGAAACCAAGATTGATGAAGTTCCTTCCTTGTCACATTTGACTCCAAAAGCTGATACTGAAGTAGTTGCTATCGGTAGAGAGGGCAATCTTTCTCAGAAAAAGCTTCTGATTCTTGATATTAATGGGCTGCTTGCTGATATTGTCCAGATGGAAGTTTCTATCCCCAGTAGTTTTAAACCAGACACAATAATATCACGGAAAGCAG TTTTTAAGAGGCCATTTTGCGATGATTTTCTACAGTTCTGCTTTGACAGATTTAATGTGGGTGTGTGGTCTTCAAGAACCAA GGAAAATGTGAACTCGGTGATAGATTTTCTTTTGGGGGATTCCAaacataaattactcttttgctGG AACCAATCGCACTGCACTTCTACCAGTTTCAAGACGGTGGAGAACAAGAATAAGCCCCTCGTTTTGAAAGAGCTTAGAAAATTATGGGAGAAGCTTGAGCCTGATCTTCCTTGGGCGAGAGGAGAGTACAACGAATCCAACACAGTATTATTGGATGATTCTCCATACAAGGCTTTGCGCAATCCG GTGAACACCGCCATATTCCCCAATTCATATCAGTTCAGGAACAGAAAAGATTCTTCATTAG GACCTGGAGGCGATATCCGTTCTTACCTGGAAGGGTTAGCTATGGCTGAGAGTGCCCAAAAATATGTGGAACAGAATCCATTTGGTCAGAGACCCATAACGAAATCAAATCCTTCTTGGAACTTCTATAGGAGAGTTATAGAGGATGTAAAACCCCTGAGATGA